Proteins encoded by one window of Microtus pennsylvanicus isolate mMicPen1 chromosome 18, mMicPen1.hap1, whole genome shotgun sequence:
- the Uevld gene encoding ubiquitin-conjugating enzyme E2 variant 3 isoform X2 has protein sequence MEFDCEAVRRLLGKYKFRDLTVEELKNVNKFFPHFRYSMDTYVFKDTSQKDLLNFTGTIPVMYQGNTYNIPIRFWILDSHPFAPPICFLKPTANMEISVGKHVDAKGRIYLPYLQNWSHPKSVIVGLIKEMIAKFQEELPLYSVPSSNEAQQVDLLAYIAKITEGVSDINSRGWTNHETKIANKITVVGSGDLGIACTMAISAKGIADKLLLLDLSDGTNQGTMDLDIFNLPNVEISKDLSASAHSKVVIFTANSLGGSESYLRAVQSNVDVFRALVPALGHYSQHAVLLVASQPVEIMSYVTWKLSTFPANRVIGIGCNLDSQRLQYIITNVLKAQTPGKELWVIGEQGENKGMLWFR, from the exons ATGGAGTTCGACTGTGAAGCCGTGAGGCGGCTGCTGGGCAAG TACAAGTTCAGGGATCTGACGGTAGAAGAGCTGAAGAATGTGAACAAGTTTTTCCCGCACTTCAGATATTCCATGGACACCTACG TTTTCAAAGATACTTCCCAAAAAGACCTGCTGAACTTCACTGGTACTATTCCCGTGATGTATCAGG GTAATACGTACAACATACCCATTCGCTTCTGGATTTTGGATTCTCACCCTTTTGCTCCACCCATTTGCTTCTTGAAGCCAACTGCAAACATGGAAATCTCAGTTGGAAAACATGTGGACGCCAAAGGCAGAATATACTTGCCCTATCTCCAAAACTGGAGCCAT CCTAAGTCTGTCATTGTTGgattaattaaagaaatgatCGCCAAGTTTCAAGAGGAACTTCCTCTCTATTCGGTGCCATCATCCAACGAAGCGCAGCAGGTCGACTTGCTAGCCTATATTGCAAAAATCACTGAAG GTGTCTCAGACATAAATTCAAGGGGCTGGACAAATCATGAGACTAAAATAGCGAATAAAATCACTGTGGTCGGAAGTGGAGATTTGGGTATTGCCTGCACAATGGCAATTTCAGCAAAG GGCATTGCAGACAAGCTGCTCCTTTTAGACCTCTCCGATGGGACTAACCAAGGAACGATGGACCTTGATATCTTCAACCTGCCTAATGTAGAGATCAGCAAAG atttgtctgcctctgctcatTCCAAGGTGGTGATCTTCACAGCCAACTCTTTGGGTGGTTCTGAATCCTACCTTCGTGCCGTGCAAAGCAATGTAGACGTGTTCAGAGCTCTTGTCCCGGCTCTGGGACATTACAGTCAGCATGCTGTCCTGCTTGTTGCGTCTCAACCAG TGGAAATCATGAGCTATGTGACATGGAAGCTGAGCACATTTCCCGCAAATAGAGTGATTGGGATTGGATGCAatctggactcacagagattacAGTACATTATTACCAATGTTTTGAAGGCACAGACTCCAGGCAAAGAACTATGGGTTATTGGTGAACAGGGAGAAAACAAAG